A DNA window from Gigantopelta aegis isolate Gae_Host chromosome 4, Gae_host_genome, whole genome shotgun sequence contains the following coding sequences:
- the LOC121371511 gene encoding EF-hand calcium-binding domain-containing protein 11-like isoform X1: MATKMLFDLTTSGYTSIKRTINADENRLLTSIFHDCDTDKKGFLSREDLKFAVVSLFGYKPSKYETNEILQTHGDIIIDGKKGISLTSFLAVLGPKFASRDEDDEIRQVFLAFDIQCHGFLTVEDLMKVFGQIAPRIPAHTVAASFRELDRDGDGRISYKDFEFMMKYGTDS, encoded by the exons ATGGCTACAAAAATGCTTTTCGACTTAACGACGTCAGGATACACATCCATAAAAAGAACAATAAATGCAGATGAAAATCGTTTGCTAACATCT ATTTTTCATGATTGTGACACTGACAAGAAGGGATTCCTTTCCAGAGAAGACTTGAAATTTGCAGTTGTGTCTTTGTTTGGATACAAACCATCAAAG tatgaaacaaatgaaattCTGCAGACCCATGGTGACATAATCATTGATGGAAAGAAAG GCATATCTTTGACAAGTTTCCTTGCTGTCCTTGGTCCAAAGTTTGCGAGTCgagatgaagatgatgaaatAAGACAAGTCTTTCTGGCTTTTGATATTCAGT GTCATGGGTTTTTGACGGTTGAGGATCTGATGAAGGTGTTTGGTCAGATTGCTCCACGTATACCTGCACACACAGTTGCAGCCTCATTCAG GGAGCTTGATCGTGATGGAGATGGGAGAATTAGTTACAAAGACTTTGAGTTCATGATGAAATATGGGACTGACAGCTGA
- the LOC121371511 gene encoding EF-hand calcium-binding domain-containing protein 11-like isoform X2 — MATKMLFDLTTSGYTSIKRTINADENRLLTSYETNEILQTHGDIIIDGKKGISLTSFLAVLGPKFASRDEDDEIRQVFLAFDIQCHGFLTVEDLMKVFGQIAPRIPAHTVAASFRELDRDGDGRISYKDFEFMMKYGTDS, encoded by the exons ATGGCTACAAAAATGCTTTTCGACTTAACGACGTCAGGATACACATCCATAAAAAGAACAATAAATGCAGATGAAAATCGTTTGCTAACATCT tatgaaacaaatgaaattCTGCAGACCCATGGTGACATAATCATTGATGGAAAGAAAG GCATATCTTTGACAAGTTTCCTTGCTGTCCTTGGTCCAAAGTTTGCGAGTCgagatgaagatgatgaaatAAGACAAGTCTTTCTGGCTTTTGATATTCAGT GTCATGGGTTTTTGACGGTTGAGGATCTGATGAAGGTGTTTGGTCAGATTGCTCCACGTATACCTGCACACACAGTTGCAGCCTCATTCAG GGAGCTTGATCGTGATGGAGATGGGAGAATTAGTTACAAAGACTTTGAGTTCATGATGAAATATGGGACTGACAGCTGA
- the LOC121371496 gene encoding F-box only protein 11-like has protein sequence MSNSSMRSTRLSGRKRGRKAKAKPVQRKRRYADAEIAAEAKDISASSSGQNSGKYFLRRRHANQEHCSGEKLDQAHAEAVPVKRRRKSSCNPALTPTGAVGAKYLQEDLPVEVLLKIFSYLLEFDLCVASQVCKKFREIANDLKLWKNLYQEVFEYDAPLLHPEVQVFKFIDASDTEYDNPWKESFRHLYHGFHVRPGYHNLYHPKGKKSKASRHLQCFQTVEQAYSFVDKVDMDDPIIFVHSGLYQGEFLLIDIDVSIIGAAPGKVIDHVFIERESESTVMFVEGARKAYLGYISLRFMPDITSSVPHHRHYALEIAESCSPTIDQCRIKSTSVVGAAVCVSGSGADPTIKHCVIKDCENVGLYVTDYAQGVYEDNEISGNALAGVWVKNHSNPIMRRNHIHHGRDVGVFTFDNGRGYFDSCNIHNNRIAGFEVKAGANPTVVRSEIHHGQTGGIYVHENGRGQFIDNKIHSNSFAGVWITSNGDPTIRKNEIYNGHQGGVYIFEHGRGLIEDNNIYGNALAGIQIRTHSNPIVRHNKIHDGQHGGIYVHEKGQGLTEENEVYSNTLAGVWITTGSTPVLRRNRIHSGKQVGVYFYDNGHGVLEDNDIFNHLYSGVQIRTGSNPLIRKNKIWGGQNGGILVYNSGLGMIEDNEIFDNAMAGVWIKTDSNPVLRQNKIYDGRDGGICIFNGGKGILEDNDIFGNAQAGVLISTQSHPILRRNRIYDGHAAGVEITNNATASLEDNKIYNNKFGGLCVATGVNPVKKNNVITGNHDMVAKAVSTGQCLYKISSYTSFPMHDFYRCRTCNTTEKNAICTNCIKTCHSGHDVEFIRFDRFFCDCGAGTLNNLCQLQGEPTQDTDTLYDSAAPTESHTLRVN, from the exons ATGTCCAATTCTTCTATGCGGTCAACACGGCTAAGCGGTAGGAAACGCGGAAGGAAAGCAAAGGCCAAGCCTGTGCAGCGAAAGCGACGATATGCTG ATGCCGAAATAGCAGCTGAAGCCAAAGATATTAGTGCATCGTCTAGTGGTCAGAATAGTGGCAAATACTTTCTGCGAAGGCGTCATGCCAACCAAGAACATTGTTCTGGAGAGAAGCTGGACCAGGCACACGCAGAAGCTGTGCCAGTGAAGCGGCGACGCAAGTCCAGTTGCAATCCAGCACTCACGCCAACAG GTGCAGTTGGTGCAAAGTACTTGCAGGAAGACTTGCCCGTGGAGGTTTTACTGAAGATCTTTAGCTACCTGCTAGAATTTGATCTATGTGTAGCATCACAAGTGTGTAAAAAGTTTAGGGAAATTGCCAATGACTTGAAGTTGTG GAAGAACCTGTATCAAGAAGTGTTTGAGTACGATGCTCCATTGCTGCATCCAGAAGTACAagttttcaaattcattgatGCTTCGGACACAGAGTATGACAATCCTTGGAAGGAGAGCTTTAGGCATCTG taccATGGCTTCCATGTACGACCGGGTTATCACAATCTGTACCACCCAAAGGGCAAGAAGTCTAAAGCAAGCAGACATCTACAG TGTTTCCAAACGGTGGAGCAAGCATACAGCTTTGTGGATAAAGTTGACATGGACGACCCAATAATATTTGTTCATTCTGGGCTGTACCAGGGAGAGTTCCTGCTTATCGACATTGATGTCTCAATTATTGGTGCAG CTCCTGGCAAAGTAATAGACCATGTTTTCATTGAGAGGGAGAGTGAGTCAACAGTCATGTTTGTAGAAGGTGCTAGAAAAGCTTATCTTGGATATATCAGTCTTCGG TTTATGCCTGACATCACATCATCAGTACCGCACCACCGGCATTACGCTCTGGAAATAGCTGAAAGCTGTTCTCCAACAATAGATCAGTGTAGAATAAAAAGCACATCTGTGG ttGGAGCAGCTGTGTGTGTATCTGGCTCAGGGGCTGACCCAACTATCAAACACTGTGTTATTAAAGACTGTGAAAACGTTGGACTCTATGTCACAGACTATGCACAG ggAGTGTACGAGGACAATGAGATAAGTGGCAATGCCCTGGCGGGTGTGTGGGTCAAGAATCATTCCAACCCCATCATGAGACGGAACCACATACACCACGGACGTGATGTTGGAGTCTTTACCTTTGACAATGGGCGG GGTTATTTTGATTCGTGTAACATCCACAACAACAGGATAGCTGGCTTTGAGGTGAAGGCTGGAGCCAATCCCACTGTTGTACGATCTGAGATTCACCATGGCCAGACTGGTGGTATCTATGTACACGAGAATGGGCGGGGCCAGTTCATCGACAATAAGATACATTCAAACAGCTTCGCAGGGGTGTGGATCACATCAAATGGAGATCCAACAATAAG aaaaaatgaaatttacaatGGTCACCAAGgtggtgtgtatatatttgaacACGGAAGAGGATTGATAGAAGACAATAACATATATG gtaatgcactggctggtatTCAAATCCGCACACACAGCAATCCAATAGTCCGgcacaataaaatacatgatgGCCAGCATGGAGGAATTTATGTG CATGAAAAGGGACAAGGTTTGACCGAAGAGAATGAGGTTTACTCCAATACGTTAGCTGGAGTGTGGATCACCACTGGAAGTACCCCAGTACTGAGGAGGAACAGAATACACAGTGGCAAACAG GTTGGAGTGTACTTCTATGACAATGGACATGGAGTACTAGAAGATAATGATATTTTCAATCATCTTTATTCTGGTGTTCAAATTAG aactGGAAGTAATCCTTTGATTCGGAAGAACAAAATCTGGGGCGGTCAGAACGGTGGTATCCTGGTCTATAACAGTGGGCTGGGTATGATTGAAGATAATGAGATATTCGACAATGCAATGGCAGGTGTTTGGATAAAAACAGACAGCAACCCAGTGCTACGACAGAATAAGATTTATGATGGCAGAGATGGTGgaatttgtatattcaatggaGGAAAAG GTATTCTGGAGGACAATGACATATTTGGGAATGCCCAGGCTGGTGTTTTGATCAGCACACAAAGTCACCCGATTCTCCGTCGGAACAGAATATACGATGGTCATGCTGCTGGTGTTGAAATCACAAACAATGCAACTGCCTCCCTGGAGGACAACAAGATCTACAACAACAAGTTCGGAGGATTGTGTGTCGCCACTGGTGTCAATCCGGTGAAAAAAA ATAATGTTATAACTGGGAACCATGACATGGTTGCCAAGGCTGTGTCCACTGGTCAGTGCCTGTACAAGATTTCCAGCTACACCAGTTTCCCCATGCATGATTTTTACAG ATGTCGGACGTGTAACACAACAGAGAAAAATGCTATATGTACAAACTGCATAAAGACGTGTCACTCGGGACACGATGTGGAATTTATTCGATTCGATAGGTTTTTCTGTGATTGCGGTGCAGGTACGCTGAACAATTTGTGCCAGTTACAGGGTGAGCCAACCCAGGATACGGACACACTTTACGACTCCGCAGCCCCAACAGAATCTCACACCCTGAGAGTTAACTGA